Proteins from a genomic interval of Ictalurus furcatus strain D&B chromosome 2, Billie_1.0, whole genome shotgun sequence:
- the LOC128625613 gene encoding galectin-3-binding protein A has translation MVSSRICFVIWTLLSLHVTQGWNLFDVQKKGPPREGGLRLVGGDLPNKGRVEVYHDGQWGTICDDDWDLNEAQVVCQQLGFPGAVSAIAGGTYGEGSGPIWLDDMKCKGSESFLSSCHFKGWSVTDCTHKEDAGVVCESGEDMDNNHMFKMDHSLGLSEELGRLFDSGDNCDFNILVRDPSEDQAGQNTICVHGLIFSLYPQFNISNSSNNLTVEISQTCHPHISSFLRYLYTRKVDVTISSAQCLHQLAYIYQLQQLLEEIGKVFTSFLPQDSTFRTQVSLYEYGVRSKDMLLQENVLQYLSWNFEFLVDAPVWKTVSIHMMKALLSRSDLVVKDEFFVLQALEDSIKEKGETVSLEDKVNLLSHIRFSMIPVEKLYDIQFSSGMYQSNEAFYQRALLKGFLFNTLPFSKIKERFNNFEDYLPRIYTSEPWSTVINYTSNIGSNNYRGHHYNYGYNSGYNSVSFMTPAHNSVIYKHQTINWLVQVLQNSWECSNQGFSCDSLPVARLYSQNSLNNYEHTIRFNNKLILSCGAENIVFHVQDFKSGKAIVPTNSSMGLPHPCPNEYSFTFVVRPEYI, from the exons ATGGTGTCATCTAGAATTTGCTTTGTCATCTGGACTCTGCTGTCTCTTCATGTTACACAGGGCTGGAATCTATTTG ATGTCCAGAAAAAGGGACCACCTCGTGAGGGTGGATTGCGGTTGGTGGGAGGTGACCTGCCCAATAAAGGTCGTGTGGAGGTGTACCATGATGGCCAGTGGGGGACAATCTGTGATGATGATTGGGACCTGAATGAGGCCCAGGTAGTGTGCCAGCAGCTTGGTTTCCCTGGAGCTGTCTCAGCCATAGCAGGAGGAACATATGGAGAAG GTTCTGGTCCTATTTGGCTTGATGATATGAAATGCAAGGGATCAGAGAGCTTTTTGTCCAGCTGTCACTTTAAAGGCTGGAGTGTTACTGACTGTACTCACAAAGAGGATGCAGGGGTGGTCTGTGAAAGTG GAGAAGATATGGACAACAACCATATGTTCAAAATGGACCACAGCCTGGGCCTCTCTGAAGAGCTTGGGAGACTTTTTGATAGTGGGGACAACTGTGATTTCAATATTCTGGTCCGTGACCCCAGTGAAGACCAAGCTGGACAGAACACAATTTGTGTCCATGGgctaattttctctctctaccctcAGTTTAATATCTCTAATAGTTCCAACAACCTCACAGTTGAAATTAGCCAAACCTGCCATCCCCATATCTCCAGCTTCTTAAG GTATCTGTACACACGCAAGGTTGACGTCACCATCTCTTCAGCCCAGTGCCTACACCAGCTAGCTTATATCTATCAGTTGCAGCAGCTTTTGGAGGAGATAGGCAAAGTCTTTACTTCGTTCCTTCCTCAGGACAGTACTTTCCGTACCCAAGTGTCCCTGTATGAGTACGGTGTCCGTTCAAAGGACATGCTGCTTCAGGAAAATGTTCTTCAGTACCTCTCCTGGAATTTTGAATTTCTTGTTGACGCTCCAGTATGGAAAACTGTCTCCATACACATGATGAAGGCACTTCTGTCTCGTTCAGACTTAGTGGTGAAGgatgagttttttgtgcttcagGCCCTAGAAGACTCAATcaaagagaaaggagagacaGTTAGTTTAGAAGACAAGGTCAACCTACTGAGTCACATTCGCTTCTCCATGATTCCAGTAGAAAAACTTTATGATATTCAGTTCAGCTCAGGCATGTACCAAAGCAATGAAGCATTTTACCAAAGGGCTTTGCTGAAAGGCTTCCTATTCAATACACTGCCTTTCTCAAAGATCAAAGAGCGTTTTAATAACTTTGAAGACTATCTGCCCAGGATCTACACTTCTGAGCCATGGAGCACTGTCATCAATTACACTTCCAACATTGGCTCTAACAATTACCGTGGCCATCATTATAATTATGGGTATAATTCTGGCTATAATTCTGTCTCATTTATGACTCCTGCCCATAACAGTGTGATTTACAAGCACCAAACAATTAATTGGTTAGTGCAGGTTCTTCAAAATAGTTGGGAATGTTCTAACCAAGGTTTCTCTTGTGACTCTTTGCCTGTAGCGAGACTCTATAGCCAAAACAGCCTGAATAATTATGAGCACACTATTCGCTTCAACAACAAGCTGATTCTCTCATGTGGGGCTGAAAACATTGTGTTCCATGTCCAAGATTTTAAAAGTGGCAAAGCTATAGTTCCAACCAACAGCAGTATGGGTCTGCCCCATCCCTGCCCTAATGAGTATAGCTTTACTTTTGTTGTGCGTCCAGAGTACATCTGA
- the LOC128625620 gene encoding retinal cone rhodopsin-sensitive cGMP 3',5'-cyclic phosphodiesterase subunit gamma-like, producing MSLQTEPAFMNVNMSKSEHKAGSKMATRATGPGSPHKGPPRFKQRSTRQFKSKPPKRGVIGFGDEIPGMEGLGTDITVICPWEAFSHLELHELAQYGII from the exons ATGAGCCTACAAACAGAGCCTGCATTCATGAATGTGAACATGTCCAAGTCTGAACACAAAGCTGGCAGCAAGATGGCAACCCGAGCCACAGGGCCTGGATCTCCACACAAGGGCCCACCGCGTTTCAAACAGAGATCCACCCGGCAGTTCAAAAGCAAACCACCCAAGAGAGGCGTCATTgg atttGGTGATGAAATTCCTGGAATGGAAGGCTTGGGAACTG ATATCACTGTGATCTGCCCCTGGGAAGCATTCAGTCATCTGGAGCTGCATGAATTAGCTCAGTATGGCatcatttga
- the LOC128617209 gene encoding tetraspanin-10 encodes MSKMQDDMTKPLISKVTTRNGIQYQGTDINTERQTGFSSSSHDEQTIPSPWTFSCSQTHNSSDLTGFLLKYVLVTSNLLFSGLGLATLVLGFWGLVNKESFAQEKLDGLGTDPMLLFVFLGLLLSLLSLTGCVGALRENHCLLRIFSLMLVILVAAQVLVAIVAYSLQGWITELLRSAMLTAMTGYQDDLDLRFITDEIQTGLQCCGVDNYRDWEVNQYFNCSSPGMQACGVPHSCCVDPLENGTVWNSQCGLRTQQLDEFSAQSVIFLGGCVGSISRWINLHSELIGIVTAVLLGVQILTLISTTRLLDRIQCNKAHAW; translated from the exons ATGTCAAAAATGCAAGATGACATGACCAAACCACTCATATCAAAG GTAACCACTAGGAATGGCATTCAATACCAGGGCACAGATATcaacacagagagacaaaccGGTTTCAGCTCATCAAGCCATGATGAGCAAACCATACCGTCACCATGGACCTTTTCCTGTTCACAGACCCACAATTCCTCTGATCTGACCGGATTTCTACTGAAATACGTGCTCGTCACTAGCAACCTTCTCTTCTCTGGGCTGGGCCTGGCCACCTTAGTACTTGGGTTCTGGGGTCTTGTGAACAAGGAATCCTTTGCTCAGGAGAAGCTGGATGGCCTTGGCACTGATCCCATGCTGCTCTTTGTTTTTCTGGGCTTGCTGCTTTCACTGCTTTCTCTGACAGGCTGTGTGGGAGCACTGAGGGAGAACCACTGCCTGCTGCGTATATTCTCTTTAATGCTGGTAATTCTTGTAGCAGCCCAGGTCCTGGTGGCCATTGTGGCCTATAGCCTGCAGGGCTGGATTACTGAGCTGCTGCGCTCAGCCATGCTGACAGCTATGACGGGCTACCAGGATGACCTGGATCTGAGGTTTATTACAGATGAGATCCAGACTGGGCTGCAGTGCTGTGGGGTGGATAACTATCGAGACTGGGAAGTCAACCA GTACTTTAATTGCTCATCTCCAGGCATGCAGGCATGCGGCGTGCCTCACTCATGCTGTGTGGATCCACTGGAGAATGGTACAGTGTGGAACTCGCAGTGTGGCCTCAGGACACAGCAGCTAGATGAGTTCTCAGCTCAGAGTGTGATTTTCCTGGGGGGCTGTGTGGGCAGTATTTCACGCTGGATCAACCTACACTCTGAACTTATTGGCATAGTAACAGCTGTCCTGCTTGGCGTCCAGATCCTCACACTGATTAGTACTACACGCTTGTTGGACAGGATCCAATGTAACAAAGCACATGCATGGTGA
- the si:dkey-282h22.5 gene encoding uncharacterized protein si:dkey-282h22.5, which produces MRLKRVLILLVLISLCVAEKKSTQETWEHRDKTNGKSCSNLTQVLDNWKYAIMYQVKDLLVNDHASVLPEYVRIKSLSDAVDDLYKQFNTLKDNLAKLTSKFDKVEDFVDELQAGKIPKAWLWKTPQHPPARVPTQTPMRASGRGQWIRRARARRGPGT; this is translated from the exons ATGAGATTGAAGAGGGTTCTGATCCTGCTGGTGCTCATCTCTTTATGCGTCGCTGAGAAGAAGAGCACTCAAGAAACATGGGAGCACAGAG ACAAAACAAATGGCAAAAGCTGCTCAAACCTGACCCAAGTGCTGGACAACTGGAAATATGCCATCATGTACCAGGTGAAGGATCTGCTGGTCAATGACCATGCTTCAGTCTTACCTGAATATGTAAG GATCAAGTCTCTGTCTGATGCAGTAGATGACCTCTACAAGCAATTCAACACCCTGAAGGACAACCTGGCCAAACTCACCAGTAAATTTGACAAGGTAGAGGACTTCGTGGATGAGCTGCAGGCAGGGAAAATACCTAAAGCCTGGTTGTGGAAGACACCACAGCATCCACCTGCGAGAGTGCCGACTCAGACACCAATGAGGGCCTCAGGTAGAGGACAGTGGATTCGGCGGGCAAGAGCCAGGAGAGGGCCTGGTACTTAG
- the im:6904045 gene encoding protein NATD1 isoform X2: MGLHTMFCRGARALTKIKLSMSPFCVLSSEPYRVIHDRKQRRFTIRLDDGGKVQSAVLKYSYRSDGHLHLLSTQVPESFRGKGVAASLAKWQGVMYIRQQLNSHFSKLMCWKQETWGSVSGHAALDFVVEERLKASISCWYIKKYIQENPHHGYQVHIED; this comes from the exons ATGGGATTGCACACAATGTTCTGTAGAGGAGCTCGGGCGCTGACCAAAATCAAATTAAGCATGTCGCCATTCTGTGTTTTGAGCAGCGAGCCATACCGAGTGATTCACGACAGGAAACAACGTCGTTTCACTATCAGACTGGACGACGGAG GTAAAGTACAAAGCGCGGTGCTGAAGTACTCATACAGGAGTGACGGACACCTGCATTTGTTATCGACCCAAGTTCCGGAGTCTTTCAGAGGTAAAGGAGTAGCTGCGAGTCTGGCCAAG tggcaagGGGTGAtgtatattaggcagcaactGAACAGTCatttctcaaagttgatgtgttggaagcaggaaacaTGGGGAAGTGTAAGTGGGCAT GCTGCACTGGACTTTGTGGTTGAAGAAAGACTAAAAGCAAGCATCTCATGTTggtatattaaaaaatacatccaGGAAAATCCACATCATGGATACCAGGTTCACATTGAAGACTAA
- the im:6904045 gene encoding protein NATD1 isoform X3 — translation MGLHTMFCRGARALTKIKLSMSPFCVLSSEPYRVIHDRKQRRFTIRLDDGGKVQSAVLKYSYRSDGHLHLLSTQVPESFRGKGVAASLAKAALDFVVEERLKASISCWYIKKYIQENPHHGYQVHIED, via the exons ATGGGATTGCACACAATGTTCTGTAGAGGAGCTCGGGCGCTGACCAAAATCAAATTAAGCATGTCGCCATTCTGTGTTTTGAGCAGCGAGCCATACCGAGTGATTCACGACAGGAAACAACGTCGTTTCACTATCAGACTGGACGACGGAG GTAAAGTACAAAGCGCGGTGCTGAAGTACTCATACAGGAGTGACGGACACCTGCATTTGTTATCGACCCAAGTTCCGGAGTCTTTCAGAGGTAAAGGAGTAGCTGCGAGTCTGGCCAAG GCTGCACTGGACTTTGTGGTTGAAGAAAGACTAAAAGCAAGCATCTCATGTTggtatattaaaaaatacatccaGGAAAATCCACATCATGGATACCAGGTTCACATTGAAGACTAA
- the im:6904045 gene encoding uncharacterized protein im:6904045 isoform X1 produces the protein MGLHTMFCRGARALTKIKLSMSPFCVLSSEPYRVIHDRKQRRFTIRLDDGGKVQSAVLKYSYRSDGHLHLLSTQVPESFRGKGVAASLAKWQGVMYIRQQLNSHFSKLMCWKQETWGSVSGHVSIRIVPWSNGRRWPGLMNHILFYIIWMAVCVCFAYLVKRWHKDALWKGSVMLWAIFCWETLGPGIHVDVTLTRSTYLNIVADQVHPFMATLFLNGSFLFQQDNVPCHTAKKCSGMV, from the exons ATGGGATTGCACACAATGTTCTGTAGAGGAGCTCGGGCGCTGACCAAAATCAAATTAAGCATGTCGCCATTCTGTGTTTTGAGCAGCGAGCCATACCGAGTGATTCACGACAGGAAACAACGTCGTTTCACTATCAGACTGGACGACGGAG GTAAAGTACAAAGCGCGGTGCTGAAGTACTCATACAGGAGTGACGGACACCTGCATTTGTTATCGACCCAAGTTCCGGAGTCTTTCAGAGGTAAAGGAGTAGCTGCGAGTCTGGCCAAG tggcaagGGGTGAtgtatattaggcagcaactGAACAGTCatttctcaaagttgatgtgttggaagcaggaaacaTGGGGAAGTGTAAGTGGGCATGTGAGTATCAGAATTGTACCGTGGagtaatggaagaaggtggcctggtctgatgaatcatattTTGTTTTACATCATATGGATGGCTGTTTGCGTGTGCTTTGCTTACCTGGTGAAGAGATGGCACAAGGATGCACTATGgaaaggcagtgtgatgctttgGGCAatattctgctgggaaactttgggtcctggcattcatgtggatgttactttgacacgtagcacctatctaaacattgttgcagaccaagtacaccccttcatggccactttattccttaatggcagtttcctctttcagcaggataatgtgccctgtcacactgcaaaaaaatgttcaggaatggtttga